The Aureimonas mangrovi genome includes a region encoding these proteins:
- the ttcA gene encoding tRNA 2-thiocytidine(32) synthetase TtcA, translating into MLDSPEFEIAGAEPEGGLSLYRGAPQSGAFNKLRKRLIRQTRETIDSHAMVRPGARWLVGLSGGKDSYTLLALLMDLKWRGLLPVDLLACNLDQGQPNFPKRVLPEFLTAHGVAHRIEYRDTYSVVKEKVPAGATYCALCSRLRRGNLYRIAREEGCEALVLGHHRDDGLETFFLNMMHGGKLSAMPAKLLNDEGDLLVLRPLMGSAEDDIARFAAAMAFPIIPCDLCGSQDGLQRNAIKAFLGDLERRFPGRKETMAKALANVRPGHLNDPALFDFAALAPRS; encoded by the coding sequence ATGCTGGATTCGCCGGAGTTCGAAATCGCCGGGGCCGAGCCCGAGGGTGGCTTGTCGTTGTACCGGGGCGCGCCGCAGAGCGGTGCGTTCAACAAGCTGCGCAAGCGGCTGATCCGCCAGACGCGCGAGACGATCGATAGCCATGCGATGGTGCGGCCGGGCGCACGATGGCTGGTCGGCCTGTCCGGCGGCAAGGACTCCTACACGCTGCTGGCACTGCTGATGGACCTGAAATGGCGCGGGCTTCTGCCTGTCGACCTTCTCGCTTGCAATCTGGACCAGGGCCAGCCGAATTTTCCGAAGCGTGTCCTGCCGGAGTTCCTGACCGCGCACGGCGTGGCCCACCGTATCGAGTATCGCGATACCTATTCGGTGGTGAAGGAGAAGGTGCCGGCAGGCGCGACCTATTGCGCGCTGTGCTCTCGTCTGCGACGCGGCAATCTCTACCGCATCGCGCGGGAGGAGGGCTGCGAGGCGCTCGTTCTCGGCCATCATCGCGATGACGGGCTGGAGACGTTCTTTCTCAACATGATGCACGGCGGCAAGCTGTCGGCGATGCCCGCCAAGCTCCTGAACGACGAGGGCGATCTTCTGGTATTGCGCCCGTTGATGGGCTCGGCCGAGGACGACATCGCGCGCTTCGCCGCAGCGATGGCCTTTCCGATCATCCCCTGTGATCTGTGCGGCAGCCAGGACGGGTTGCAGCGCAACGCGATCAAGGCGTTTCTCGGCGATCTGGAACGGCGGTTCCCCGGCCGCAAGGAAACGATGGCAAAAGCCTTGGCGAACGTGCGGCCGGGCCATCTGAACGACCCGGCCCTGTTCGATTTCGCGGCGCTGGCGCCGCGAAGCTGA
- the rpsD gene encoding 30S ribosomal protein S4 produces MSKREASKYKIDRRMGENIWGRPKSPVNRRQYGPGQHGQRRKSKMSDFGTQLRAKQKLKGYYGDVSEKQFRKIYEEAARRRGDTSENLIGLLESRLDAIVYRAKFVPTIFAARQFVNHGHVSVNGVRTNIGSFRCKAGDVIEVRQKSKQLTALIEATQLAERDVPDYIEADHSKMVATFARVPGLHDVPYAVVMEPNLVVEFYSR; encoded by the coding sequence ATGAGCAAGCGCGAAGCTTCCAAGTACAAGATCGATCGCCGTATGGGCGAGAACATCTGGGGTCGTCCGAAGTCCCCGGTGAACCGTCGCCAGTACGGCCCGGGCCAGCATGGCCAGCGCCGCAAGTCCAAGATGAGCGATTTCGGCACGCAGTTGCGCGCCAAGCAGAAGCTCAAGGGCTACTACGGCGACGTGTCCGAGAAGCAGTTCCGCAAGATCTACGAGGAAGCTGCCCGTCGTCGTGGCGATACCTCGGAAAACCTGATCGGCCTGCTCGAGTCGCGTCTCGACGCGATCGTGTATCGCGCCAAGTTCGTGCCCACGATCTTCGCGGCGCGTCAGTTCGTGAACCACGGCCATGTCAGCGTCAACGGCGTGCGCACCAATATCGGTTCGTTCCGCTGCAAGGCCGGCGACGTGATCGAGGTTCGCCAGAAGTCCAAGCAGCTCACCGCGCTGATCGAAGCGACGCAGCTCGCCGAGCGTGATGTGCCGGACTACATCGAGGCCGATCACTCCAAGATGGTCGCGACCTTCGCCCGCGTGCCCGGCCTGCACGACGTGCCTTACGCCGTCGTGATGGAGCCGAACCTCGTCGTCGAGTTCTACTCGCGCTGA
- a CDS encoding YqaE/Pmp3 family membrane protein, whose translation MDLIRIICAIILPPLGVFLQEGLGKHFWINILLTLLGYIPGIVHAVWIIARR comes from the coding sequence ATGGACCTCATTCGCATCATCTGCGCCATCATCCTTCCTCCTCTCGGCGTCTTTCTGCAGGAGGGGCTTGGCAAGCACTTCTGGATCAACATCCTTCTGACGCTGCTTGGCTACATCCCGGGCATCGTCCATGCGGTGTGGATCATCGCCCGCCGCTGA
- the murI gene encoding glutamate racemase, whose product MSDKPIIVFDSGVGGLTVLREMRVVIPDRRYVFFADDAGFPYGDWEEEALIERICDLFGTLIDDLNPQLAVIACNTASTLVMTELRTRFDIPFVGTVPAIKPAAERSRSGLVSVLATPGTVKRGYTRGLITDFAKDCEVTLVGSKRLAALAEAHIRGERVGFDELEAEISGCFVERDGRRTDIVVLACTHYPFLANMFRKIAPWPVDWLDPAEAIARQAAKFLPDVVASLPEGFDRAVFTAGTPDYPTRRLLHGFGLACN is encoded by the coding sequence GTGAGCGACAAGCCGATCATCGTCTTCGATTCGGGTGTCGGCGGCCTCACGGTCCTGCGGGAAATGCGCGTCGTCATCCCGGACCGGCGCTACGTCTTCTTCGCCGACGATGCGGGTTTTCCCTACGGGGACTGGGAGGAGGAGGCGCTGATCGAGCGCATCTGCGACCTCTTCGGCACGCTGATCGATGATCTGAATCCGCAACTTGCCGTCATCGCCTGCAACACCGCTTCCACGCTGGTGATGACCGAACTTCGCACGCGGTTCGACATCCCGTTCGTGGGCACCGTGCCGGCGATCAAGCCCGCGGCGGAGCGCTCGCGCTCGGGCCTCGTCAGCGTCCTGGCGACGCCCGGCACCGTCAAGCGCGGCTATACGCGCGGCCTCATCACGGACTTCGCCAAGGATTGCGAGGTGACGCTTGTCGGCTCGAAAAGACTGGCGGCGCTGGCCGAGGCGCATATCCGCGGGGAGCGCGTCGGCTTCGACGAGTTGGAGGCTGAAATTTCAGGCTGCTTTGTGGAGCGCGACGGCCGCCGCACCGACATCGTCGTGCTCGCCTGCACGCATTACCCGTTCCTCGCCAACATGTTTCGCAAGATCGCGCCCTGGCCGGTGGACTGGCTGGACCCGGCCGAGGCCATCGCGCGGCAGGCCGCGAAGTTTCTGCCGGACGTGGTCGCCTCGCTGCCCGAAGGTTTCGATCGTGCCGTTTTTACCGCAGGGACGCCGGACTATCCGACGCGACGGCTGCTGCATGGCTTCGGATTGGCGTGCAACTAG
- a CDS encoding RNA methyltransferase: MAGTNRSDEWLSGGPAVVLVEPQLGENIGMVARAMANFGLSDLRIVNPRDGWPSEKARAAASRADPVIDAARLFDTVEAAVADLRYVVATTARPRYSVKSVIGPAEASDKLRERMGQGEGTGILFGRERFGLSNEEVDLADEIVTFPVNPAFASLNIAQAVLLMSYEWMRASGAAGGRPRVESPPEPPAPKEDLFRLFAHLEGELDETGYFFPPERRPALVHNLRNLLTRAELTEGEVHALRGVIRSLRRGAGAA; encoded by the coding sequence GTGGCGGGAACGAACCGGAGCGACGAGTGGCTGAGCGGCGGGCCGGCGGTGGTTCTCGTCGAGCCGCAGCTCGGCGAGAACATCGGCATGGTCGCGCGCGCGATGGCCAATTTCGGCCTGTCGGACCTGCGGATCGTCAACCCGCGGGACGGCTGGCCCAGCGAGAAGGCGCGTGCCGCCGCCTCCCGCGCGGACCCGGTGATCGATGCCGCTCGCCTCTTCGACACCGTGGAGGCGGCCGTGGCCGATCTTCGTTACGTCGTCGCGACGACCGCGCGCCCGCGCTATTCGGTCAAGAGCGTCATCGGCCCGGCCGAGGCGTCCGACAAGCTGCGCGAGCGCATGGGGCAAGGCGAGGGCACCGGCATCCTCTTCGGGCGTGAACGCTTCGGCCTTTCGAACGAAGAGGTCGATCTGGCCGACGAGATCGTCACCTTCCCCGTGAACCCGGCCTTCGCCTCGCTCAACATCGCGCAGGCCGTTCTTCTGATGAGCTACGAGTGGATGCGCGCCAGCGGCGCTGCGGGCGGGCGACCGCGCGTCGAGTCGCCGCCCGAGCCGCCGGCACCGAAGGAAGACCTCTTCCGCCTGTTCGCGCATCTGGAAGGGGAACTGGACGAGACGGGTTACTTCTTTCCGCCCGAACGGCGCCCGGCGCTCGTCCACAACCTGCGCAACCTCCTGACGCGCGCCGAACTGACGGAGGGCGAGGTCCACGCACTGCGTGGGGTGATCCGATCGCTCCGGCGCGGGGCGGGCGCGGCGTGA
- a CDS encoding NADP-dependent isocitrate dehydrogenase, translating into MAKIKVANPVVELDGDEMTRIIWQFIKDKLIHPYLDINLEYYDLSVEKRDETNDQITIDAANAIKKHGVGVKCATITPDEQRVEEFGLKKMWRSPNGTIRNILGGVIFREPIIMQNVPRLVPGWTQPIIVGRHAFGDQYRATDFRFPGKGTLTIKFVGEDGETIEHEVFQSPGSGVAMAMYNLDDSIREFARASFNYGLMRNYPVYMSTKNTILKAYDGRFKDLFQEVFDAEFKAEFEKRKLTYEHRLIDDMVASALKWSGGYVWACKNYDGDVQSDIVAQGFGSLGLMTSVLMTPDGKTVEAEAAHGTVTRHYRQHQKGQETSTNSIASIFAWTRGLAHRAKLDDNAELAKFADTLEKVCIDTVEAGHMTKDLALLIGPDQPWLSTTGFLDKVDENLQKAMSAA; encoded by the coding sequence ATGGCGAAGATCAAGGTCGCAAATCCGGTCGTGGAACTCGACGGCGACGAGATGACCCGGATCATCTGGCAGTTCATCAAGGACAAGCTGATCCACCCCTATCTCGACATCAATCTCGAGTACTATGACCTCTCGGTCGAGAAGCGCGACGAGACGAACGACCAGATCACGATCGACGCGGCCAACGCCATCAAGAAGCACGGCGTCGGCGTGAAGTGCGCCACGATCACCCCCGACGAGCAGCGCGTCGAGGAGTTCGGCCTGAAGAAGATGTGGCGCTCGCCCAACGGCACGATCCGCAACATCCTCGGCGGCGTGATCTTCCGTGAGCCGATCATCATGCAGAACGTGCCGCGCCTCGTGCCGGGCTGGACGCAGCCGATCATCGTCGGCCGCCACGCCTTCGGCGACCAGTACCGCGCGACCGACTTCCGCTTCCCCGGCAAAGGCACGCTGACGATCAAGTTCGTCGGCGAGGACGGCGAGACGATCGAGCACGAGGTCTTCCAATCGCCCGGCTCGGGCGTTGCGATGGCGATGTACAATCTCGACGATTCGATCCGCGAGTTCGCGCGCGCCTCGTTCAACTACGGGCTGATGCGCAACTATCCGGTCTACATGTCCACCAAGAACACCATCCTGAAGGCCTATGACGGGCGCTTCAAGGATCTCTTCCAGGAGGTGTTCGACGCCGAGTTCAAGGCGGAGTTCGAGAAGCGCAAGCTCACCTACGAGCACCGCCTGATCGACGACATGGTCGCCTCCGCCCTGAAGTGGTCCGGCGGCTACGTCTGGGCCTGCAAGAACTACGACGGCGACGTGCAGTCAGACATCGTGGCGCAGGGCTTCGGCTCTCTTGGCCTGATGACCTCCGTCCTGATGACGCCGGACGGCAAGACGGTGGAGGCCGAGGCCGCCCACGGCACCGTCACGCGCCACTACCGCCAACACCAGAAGGGCCAGGAGACCTCGACCAACTCCATCGCCTCGATCTTCGCCTGGACGCGGGGCCTCGCTCACCGCGCCAAGCTCGACGACAACGCCGAGCTCGCCAAGTTCGCCGACACGCTCGAGAAGGTCTGCATCGACACGGTCGAGGCCGGCCACATGACCAAGGATCTCGCCCTCCTCATCGGCCCGGACCAGCCGTGGCTTTCCACGACCGGCTTCCTCGACAAGGTGGACGAGAACCTCCAGAAGGCGATGTCCGCCGCCTAA
- the alaS gene encoding alanine--tRNA ligase, with amino-acid sequence MNGVNEIRSAFLQYFAKNGHEKVASSPLVPRNDPTLMFTNAGMVQFKNVFTGIEKRPYSRATTAQKVVRAGGKHNDLDNVGYTARHHTFFEMLGNFSFGDYFKEEAISLAWNLVTKEFGLDKSRLLVTVYSEDDEAARLWKSIAGFSDERIIRIPTSDNFWSMGETGPCGPCSEIFYDQGEGVFGGPPGSPDEDGDRFLEFWNLVFMQYEQISADERLDLPRPSIDTGMGLERMAAILQGVTSNYETDLFRRLIASVEEAVGSRAEGDALASHRVIADHLRSTAFLIADGVLPSNEGRGYVLRRIMRRAMRHAKLLGARDPVLFRVLPTLVAEMGNAYPELVRAESLISETLKLEEKRFLTTLDRGLTLLNEATADLSEGGTLGGETAFKLYDTYGFPLDLTQDALRSRGIHVDLSGFQDAMARQKAEARASWAGSGEAAADGIWFPIRDRVGATEFLGYETETAEGQVAALVRDGAEVMHAAAGEEVSVVLNQTPFYGESGGQVGDTGSMTGEGARFEVTDTQKVADGLFVHRGRVVEGTLRVGTALELEVDHARRAKIRANHSATHLLHEGLREILGTHVAQKGSQVAPDRLRFDFSHPKPMDAGELAEVERLANAIVLQNSPVETRLMAVDDAIETGAMALFGEKYGDEVRVVSMGTAQEGEKAGKTFSIELCGGTHARSTGEIGLVHVVSESAVGAGVRRIEALTGAAARAYLGEQDERMRQLASLLKVSAADVPRRVEALVEERRRMERELAEAKKRLALVGDGAPSGETGARDVAGVSFVGRVLEGVAAKDLKGLVDELKGGLGSGVVALVGVADGKASVVVGVTPDLTGRFDAVDLVRGASEAIGGKGGGGRPDMAQAGGPEAARAQDAIAAVEARLSAA; translated from the coding sequence ATGAACGGCGTGAACGAGATCCGCTCGGCGTTTCTTCAGTATTTTGCGAAGAACGGGCACGAGAAAGTCGCCTCATCGCCGCTGGTGCCGCGCAACGATCCGACGCTGATGTTCACGAACGCCGGCATGGTGCAGTTCAAGAACGTCTTCACCGGCATCGAGAAGCGCCCCTACAGCCGCGCGACGACGGCCCAGAAGGTCGTGCGCGCGGGTGGCAAGCACAACGATCTCGACAATGTCGGCTACACCGCCCGGCACCACACCTTCTTCGAGATGCTCGGGAATTTCTCGTTCGGCGACTATTTCAAGGAAGAGGCGATCAGCCTCGCCTGGAATCTGGTCACGAAGGAATTCGGCCTCGACAAGAGCCGCCTCCTCGTCACCGTCTATTCCGAAGACGACGAGGCGGCGCGTCTGTGGAAGTCGATCGCGGGTTTTTCGGACGAGCGCATCATCCGCATCCCGACCTCGGATAATTTCTGGTCGATGGGAGAGACGGGCCCCTGTGGTCCATGCTCTGAGATCTTCTACGACCAGGGCGAGGGCGTCTTCGGTGGTCCTCCGGGATCGCCCGACGAGGACGGTGACCGGTTCCTCGAGTTCTGGAACCTCGTCTTCATGCAGTACGAGCAGATCTCGGCCGACGAGCGGCTTGATCTGCCGCGCCCGTCGATCGACACCGGCATGGGCCTCGAGCGCATGGCCGCGATCCTGCAGGGCGTGACCTCGAACTACGAGACGGACCTCTTCCGGCGTCTGATCGCTTCGGTCGAGGAAGCGGTCGGCTCGCGCGCCGAGGGCGACGCGCTGGCCAGCCATCGGGTGATCGCCGACCATCTGCGTTCGACGGCCTTCCTGATCGCGGACGGCGTTTTGCCCTCGAACGAGGGCCGCGGCTATGTGCTGCGCCGGATCATGCGCCGCGCCATGCGCCACGCCAAACTGCTCGGGGCGCGCGATCCCGTGCTCTTCCGAGTTCTGCCGACGCTCGTCGCGGAGATGGGCAACGCCTATCCCGAACTGGTTCGCGCGGAGAGCCTGATTTCCGAGACGCTGAAGCTCGAGGAGAAGCGCTTCCTGACGACGCTCGATCGCGGCCTGACGCTGCTCAACGAGGCGACCGCCGATCTGTCGGAAGGCGGCACGCTCGGCGGCGAGACGGCGTTCAAGCTTTACGACACCTACGGCTTCCCGCTCGACCTGACGCAGGACGCGCTGCGTTCGCGCGGCATCCATGTCGATCTGTCCGGTTTCCAGGATGCGATGGCCCGACAGAAGGCCGAAGCGCGGGCGAGCTGGGCGGGCTCCGGTGAGGCTGCGGCGGACGGCATCTGGTTCCCGATTCGCGACCGCGTCGGGGCGACGGAATTTCTCGGCTACGAGACGGAGACCGCAGAGGGGCAGGTCGCCGCGCTCGTGCGCGATGGAGCCGAGGTGATGCATGCGGCGGCGGGTGAGGAAGTTTCGGTCGTCCTGAACCAGACGCCGTTTTACGGCGAGTCAGGTGGCCAGGTCGGCGATACGGGTTCGATGACGGGTGAGGGCGCGCGCTTCGAGGTCACCGATACGCAAAAGGTGGCGGACGGGCTGTTCGTGCATCGCGGCCGCGTCGTCGAGGGAACGCTGCGTGTCGGCACGGCTCTGGAGCTGGAGGTCGACCACGCTCGCCGGGCGAAAATCCGCGCCAATCATTCGGCGACGCATCTTCTGCACGAGGGCCTGCGCGAGATCCTTGGCACGCATGTCGCGCAGAAGGGCTCGCAGGTCGCGCCCGATCGCCTGCGCTTCGATTTCTCCCATCCCAAGCCGATGGATGCCGGCGAGCTGGCTGAGGTCGAGCGGTTGGCGAATGCGATCGTCCTGCAGAACTCGCCGGTCGAGACGCGGCTGATGGCCGTCGATGACGCGATCGAGACGGGCGCGATGGCACTCTTCGGCGAGAAGTACGGCGACGAGGTCCGTGTCGTTTCGATGGGCACGGCGCAGGAGGGCGAGAAGGCCGGCAAGACCTTCTCGATCGAGTTATGCGGCGGCACGCACGCCCGTTCGACCGGCGAGATCGGCCTTGTTCATGTCGTCTCCGAAAGCGCGGTCGGGGCTGGCGTCCGGCGTATCGAGGCGCTGACGGGCGCGGCCGCGCGCGCCTATCTCGGCGAGCAGGACGAGCGCATGCGCCAGCTCGCGAGCCTGTTGAAGGTGTCCGCGGCGGACGTGCCCAGGCGCGTGGAAGCGCTCGTCGAGGAGCGTCGCCGCATGGAGCGTGAACTTGCGGAAGCGAAAAAGCGCCTGGCGCTCGTCGGCGACGGTGCGCCTTCTGGCGAGACGGGCGCGCGCGATGTCGCGGGTGTCAGCTTCGTCGGGCGCGTCCTCGAAGGCGTCGCGGCGAAGGATCTGAAGGGCCTCGTCGACGAACTGAAGGGCGGGCTCGGCTCCGGGGTCGTGGCGCTCGTCGGCGTCGCGGACGGTAAGGCCAGCGTCGTCGTCGGCGTCACGCCCGACCTGACGGGCCGCTTCGATGCCGTCGATCTCGTGCGCGGGGCCAGCGAGGCGATCGGCGGCAAGGGCGGCGGTGGCCGGCCGGATATGGCGCAGGCCGGTGGACCGGAGGCTGCGAGAGCGCAGGACGCGATCGCGGCAGTGGAGGCTCGGCTCTCGGCCGCCTAG
- the recA gene encoding recombinase RecA, whose amino-acid sequence MAQSTLRLVEDSSLDKTKALDAALSQIERAFGKGSIMRLGATEKLDIETVSTGSLGLDIALGIGGLPKGRIVEIYGPESSGKTTLALHTVAEAQKAGGICAFVDAEHALDPVYARKLGVNLEDLLISQPDTGEQALEIVDTLVRSGAIDVLVVDSVAALTPRAEIEGEMGDSLPGMQARLMSQALRKLTGSISRSKCMVIFINQIRMKIGVMFGNPETTTGGNALKFYSSVRLDIRRIGAIKDREEVTGNQTRVKVVKNKLAPPFKQVEFDIMYGEGVSKTGELIDLGVKSGIVEKSGAWFSYSSQRLGQGRENAKQFLRDNPDVANEIETSIRQNAGLIAEQLLDQSGPDPLED is encoded by the coding sequence ATGGCACAGAGTACTCTCCGTCTCGTTGAGGACAGTTCGTTGGACAAGACAAAAGCCCTCGACGCAGCGCTTTCGCAGATCGAGCGCGCCTTCGGGAAAGGCTCGATCATGCGCCTCGGCGCGACCGAGAAGCTCGACATCGAAACGGTGTCGACCGGCTCGCTCGGGCTCGACATCGCACTCGGCATCGGCGGCCTGCCCAAGGGGCGGATCGTCGAGATCTACGGACCGGAAAGCTCGGGCAAGACGACGCTTGCGCTGCACACCGTCGCCGAGGCCCAGAAGGCCGGCGGCATCTGCGCCTTCGTCGATGCGGAACATGCGCTTGATCCGGTCTATGCCCGCAAGCTCGGCGTCAATCTCGAAGACCTCCTGATCTCGCAGCCTGACACGGGCGAGCAGGCGCTGGAGATCGTCGATACGCTGGTGCGCTCTGGCGCGATCGACGTCCTCGTCGTCGATTCGGTCGCCGCGCTGACGCCGCGCGCCGAGATCGAGGGCGAGATGGGCGACTCGTTGCCCGGCATGCAGGCCCGCCTGATGAGCCAGGCGCTGCGCAAGCTGACCGGTTCGATCTCGCGCTCCAAGTGCATGGTCATCTTCATCAACCAGATCCGCATGAAGATCGGCGTTATGTTCGGCAATCCGGAGACGACGACCGGCGGCAATGCGCTCAAGTTCTACTCCTCGGTGCGCCTCGACATCCGCCGCATCGGCGCGATCAAGGACCGTGAGGAGGTGACGGGCAACCAGACCCGCGTGAAGGTGGTCAAGAACAAGCTGGCGCCGCCCTTCAAGCAGGTCGAATTCGATATCATGTACGGCGAGGGCGTCTCAAAGACGGGCGAACTCATCGATCTCGGCGTGAAGTCCGGCATCGTCGAGAAGTCGGGCGCGTGGTTCTCCTACAGCTCGCAGCGGCTCGGGCAGGGCCGCGAGAACGCCAAGCAGTTCCTGCGCGACAACCCCGACGTGGCGAACGAGATCGAGACCTCGATCCGCCAGAATGCCGGGCTGATCGCCGAGCAGCTTCTCGACCAGAGCGGCCCAGACCCGCTGGAGGACTGA
- the cckA gene encoding cell cycle histidine kinase CckA, whose amino-acid sequence MPAQSPAREPAETPVPGEGALIDRGARAGGMRRLIFLGGFLFVFSATLALFGHAYGPLALLTIFGFLAIVGIIAMFGLALGLVQLAPRRADDAIARGFMDGLPDGTIVTDRKGRIIYANAAYGAVTGAATAGDVRTLERLLAREPEASEALYRLANLAREGGAGQEEFRLSRPLAGGGDPAPRWYRASVRPLKGGVNGDLRIWQLTDISPERREQESFFQDLQHAIDYLDHAPAGFFAASEDGRLTYMNATLASWLGVDLASFKPGALSLEDLAGSEAAAVGRPAEGAPRTQVFDIDFVKTSGQRFPVRLLRQDTATADGAPGPTRTLVLNRAMEADGARSLEAAELRFTRFFNSSPMAIAALDENGRATRANAAFARLFGEAAAGGSVALQDAVRDDSRDPIRQSLSAAGRGQAGIPSIDVDLAGESARSVRLYFSAVSDLTDGSGDSVILYGVDFTDQRALEEQFAKAQRMQAIGNLAGGIAHDFNNVLTIITASVDFLLLNHRSGDPSFQDLLLIKQSANRAASLVRQLLAYSRRQTMRPKMLSLTDVVADMHLLLKRIVGDLVKLERHHGRDLWPVMADIGQFEQVITNLVQNARDAMVEGGTITISTRNVPATEAAGLPYGELGEGDYVLVEVADTGTGMPADVAERIFEPFFTTKEIGKGTGLGLSMVYGIVKQSGGFIFVDSTLGQGTTFRIFLPRHVPAESAPAREIPAAAVSASSAKIDLSGTASILLVEDEDHVRAGNVRALKMRGYEVHEASSGVEALDVMAELGGQIDLVVSDVVMPEMDGPSLLREMRKTRPDLKFIFVSGYAEDAFAKNLPEGEKFGFLAKPFSLRELAVAVKDMLDE is encoded by the coding sequence ATGCCCGCCCAGAGCCCAGCCCGCGAGCCTGCAGAGACCCCGGTGCCGGGAGAAGGCGCCCTGATCGATCGCGGCGCACGCGCCGGCGGCATGCGACGGCTGATCTTCCTCGGCGGCTTCCTCTTCGTCTTCTCGGCGACGCTCGCCCTGTTCGGCCATGCCTACGGGCCGCTCGCGCTCCTGACGATCTTCGGCTTCCTCGCCATCGTCGGCATCATCGCGATGTTCGGCCTGGCGCTGGGCCTCGTGCAGCTCGCGCCGCGCCGCGCCGACGATGCCATCGCGCGCGGCTTCATGGACGGCCTGCCGGACGGCACCATCGTGACCGACCGCAAGGGGCGCATCATCTACGCCAATGCCGCGTATGGGGCGGTGACGGGCGCCGCCACGGCCGGGGACGTGCGCACGCTCGAGCGCCTTCTGGCGCGAGAGCCGGAAGCATCCGAAGCGCTTTACAGGCTGGCCAATCTCGCGCGCGAGGGCGGGGCGGGGCAGGAGGAGTTCCGCCTTTCGCGCCCGCTGGCCGGCGGCGGCGATCCCGCCCCTCGTTGGTATCGCGCCTCCGTACGGCCCCTCAAGGGCGGTGTGAACGGCGACCTGCGCATCTGGCAGCTCACCGACATCTCGCCCGAGCGGCGCGAGCAGGAGAGTTTCTTCCAGGATCTCCAGCACGCGATCGACTATCTCGACCATGCGCCCGCCGGCTTCTTTGCCGCGTCCGAGGACGGCCGCCTCACCTATATGAACGCAACGCTGGCGAGCTGGCTCGGCGTCGATCTCGCCTCCTTCAAGCCGGGCGCGTTGTCGCTCGAAGACCTCGCCGGCTCGGAAGCTGCGGCCGTCGGCCGCCCGGCGGAGGGCGCGCCGCGTACGCAGGTCTTCGACATCGACTTCGTCAAGACGAGCGGCCAGCGCTTCCCTGTCCGGCTGCTGCGCCAGGATACGGCGACCGCTGACGGTGCACCCGGCCCCACGCGCACGCTCGTCCTCAACCGCGCGATGGAAGCGGACGGCGCCCGCAGTCTCGAAGCGGCCGAGTTGCGCTTCACGCGATTCTTCAACTCTTCGCCCATGGCCATTGCCGCGCTTGACGAAAACGGTCGAGCGACCCGCGCCAACGCGGCCTTCGCGCGGCTCTTCGGCGAGGCGGCGGCGGGCGGGTCGGTCGCGCTGCAGGACGCGGTGCGCGACGACAGCCGGGATCCGATCCGCCAGTCGCTTTCGGCTGCCGGGCGCGGGCAGGCGGGTATTCCGTCCATTGACGTCGACCTCGCGGGTGAGAGCGCACGTTCGGTGCGCCTCTACTTCAGCGCCGTTTCCGACCTGACGGACGGCTCGGGCGACAGTGTGATCCTCTACGGCGTCGACTTCACCGACCAGCGGGCGCTTGAGGAGCAGTTCGCCAAGGCCCAGCGCATGCAGGCGATCGGCAATCTTGCGGGCGGCATCGCGCACGACTTCAACAACGTCCTGACGATCATCACCGCCTCGGTGGATTTCCTCCTTCTCAATCACCGCTCGGGTGATCCGTCCTTCCAGGACCTTCTTCTGATCAAGCAGAGCGCCAACCGCGCCGCCTCGCTGGTGCGCCAGTTGCTGGCCTACTCGCGCCGCCAGACCATGCGCCCGAAGATGCTGAGCCTGACGGACGTCGTCGCCGACATGCATCTTCTCCTGAAGCGGATCGTCGGCGACCTTGTGAAGCTCGAGCGTCACCACGGCCGCGACCTGTGGCCCGTTATGGCCGATATCGGCCAGTTCGAGCAGGTGATCACCAATCTCGTGCAGAATGCACGCGACGCGATGGTCGAGGGCGGCACGATCACCATCTCCACGCGCAACGTGCCCGCCACCGAGGCGGCCGGTCTGCCCTACGGGGAACTCGGCGAGGGGGACTACGTGCTCGTCGAGGTGGCGGACACGGGAACCGGCATGCCGGCGGATGTCGCCGAGCGCATCTTCGAGCCGTTCTTCACCACCAAGGAGATCGGCAAGGGCACCGGCCTCGGCCTCTCGATGGTCTACGGCATCGTCAAGCAGTCGGGCGGCTTCATCTTCGTCGATTCGACGCTTGGACAGGGCACGACCTTCCGCATCTTTCTGCCGCGCCACGTTCCGGCCGAGAGCGCGCCGGCGCGCGAGATCCCAGCAGCGGCCGTCTCCGCCTCCTCGGCCAAGATCGACCTGTCCGGCACGGCCTCTATCCTGCTCGTCGAGGACGAGGATCACGTGCGCGCGGGCAATGTGCGCGCCCTGAAGATGCGCGGCTACGAGGTCCACGAGGCCTCTTCGGGCGTCGAGGCGCTGGACGTGATGGCCGAGCTGGGCGGGCAGATCGATCTCGTCGTCTCGGACGTGGTGATGCCCGAGATGGATGGCCCCTCGCTCCTGCGCGAGATGCGCAAGACGCGGCCCGATCTGAAGTTCATCTTCGTCTCCGGTTACGCCGAGGACGCGTTCGCCAAGAACCTGCCGGAGGGAGAGAAGTTCGGCTTCCTCGCCAAGCCTTTCTCGCTGCGAGAGCTTGCGGTGGCGGTGAAGGACATGCTCGACGAGTAG